The Panicum virgatum strain AP13 chromosome 5K, P.virgatum_v5, whole genome shotgun sequence genome has a window encoding:
- the LOC120706197 gene encoding rust resistance kinase Lr10-like isoform X1 — protein sequence MDLHKFLLTALLLSLLNYASYAAKSWEEDDFLKTCPSHRCSKHHGPEIRFPFRLSTHPRSCGAPGMQLSCSGHDTILDHPVLGSCKVTAIYYRHLVMNVIPLVSSSSRCPLQKLISTNQSTDVYRPVQQDFHDSVLVGCSIDSVATNQEGIVGPSSCLSLSNNASQFWYLVVPETDMSTLPLGCEVVAKFIPIPYTYDKNGPKFQTFFGKPLFKDRAKGAINLGETPLNWRLTSITSICQRCEREGRHCGFSSNHGQVFCQHHGSSNVKLIAATTSVATFVVLVTTALYLLLKKRYNEAIHLKVEMFLKTYGTSKPTRYTFSEVKKIARRFKEKVGQGGFGSVYKGQLPNGVPVAVKMLENSTGDGEDFINEVATIGQIHHANIVHLLGFCSEGTRRALIYEFMPNESLERYIFLHDSSISQGLLVPHKMLEIAKGIARGMEYLHQGCNQRILHFDIKPHNILLDYSFNPKISDFGLAKLCARDQSIVTLTAARGTMGYIAPEIYSRNFGGISYKSDVYSFGMLVLEMVSGRRNSDPGIENQNEVYLPQWIYERVIAGQDLILNRETTEEEKEKVKQMAIVALWCIQWNPQNRPSMTKVVNMLTGRLQNLHIPPKPYI from the exons ATggatttgcataaatttcttcTCACAGCTCTGCTGCTTTCACTTCTGAACTATGCATCCTATGCTGCCAAATCATGGGAAGAAGACGACTTCCTCAAAACTTGTCCATCACATAGATGCAGCAAACATCATGGGCCAGAGATCCGGTTCCCGTTTCGGCTTTCAACCCACCCTCGATCATGCGGCGCACCTGGGATGCAGTTGTCATGCTCTGGCCATGACACAATCCTAGATCATCCAGTTCTCGGCTCCTGCAAAGTGACTGCAATATATTACAGGCATCTTGTCATGAACGTCATCCCACTCGTGTCCTCATCATCACGCTGCCCACTTCAGAAGCTCATCTCAACAAATCAATCAACTGATGTGTATAGACCCGTTCAGCAGGATTTTCATGATTCAGTACTAGTAGGTTGCTCAATTGATTCTGTAGCAACAAATCAAGAAGGCATTGTTGGCCCAAGCTCTTGCCTAAGCCTTAGTAACAATGCAAGCCAGTTCTGGTATTTGGTGGTACCTGAAACAGATATGTCTACTCTTCCCTTAGGGTGCGAGGTGGTCGCAAAATTCATCCCAATCCCCTACACTTACGATAAAAATGGTCCAAAGTTTCAGACATTCTTTGGCAAGCCACTCTTCAAAGATAGGGCAAAAGGAGCAATCAACTTAGGCGAAACACCATTGAATTGGAGGCTCACCAGCATTACCAGCATTTGTCAAAGGTGTGAACGGGAAGGGCGACACTGTGGATTCAGTTCAAACCATGGACAAGTATTCTGCCAGCATCACGGTA GTTCGAATGTCAAACTCATTGCAG cTACAACATCAGTAGCCACCTTCGTTGTTCTGGTGACCACTGCACTCTATCTTTTACTGAAGAAAAGATATAACGAAGCAATACATTTGAAAGTTGAGATGTTTCTCAAGACATATGGCACCTCCAAACCCACAAGGTACACTTTCTCTGAAGTTAAGAAGATAGCAAGACGGTTCAAGGAAAAAGTAGGCCAGGGTGGATTTGGAAGTGTTTACAAAGGACAGCTACCAAATGGTGTACCAGTGGCAGTCAAGATGTTAGAGAACTCTACAGGCGACGGAGAAGATTTCATCAACGAAGTAGCAACCATTGGACAAATCCACCATGCAAATATTGTCCACCTCCTGGGATTTTGCTCTGAAGGAACACGACGCGCGCTTATTTACGAATTTATGCCTAACGAGTCATTGGAGAGATATATATTCTTGCATGATTCCAGTATTTCCCAAGGGCTTCTAGTACCTCACAAAATGCTAGAGATTGCTAAAGGCATTGCTAGAGGAATGGAGTACCTACATCAAGGATGCAACCAGCGCATCCTCCATTTTGACATCAAACCTCACAACATCTTGCTAGACTACAGCTTCAATCCAAAAATTTCGGATTTTGGCCTTGCTAAGTTGTGTGCAAGGGACCAAAGCATTGTTACCTTGACTGCAGCAAGAGGCACAATGGGCTATATTGCCCCAGAGATATATTCTCGGAATTTTGGTGGGATATCATACAAGTCAGATGTTTACAGTTTCGGCATGCTGGTGTTAGAGATGGTGAGTGGACGAAGGAACTCAGACCCTGGTATTGAGAACCAAAACGAGGTTTACCTCCCACAGTGGATCTATGAGAGAGTAATTGCTGGGCAAGACCTGATACTTAATAGGGAAACTACagaagaggagaaagaaaaagtgaAGCAGATGGCCATTGTAGCACTCTGGTGCATTCAGTGGAACCCCCAAAACCGTCCATCAATGACAAAGGTGGTAAATATGCTGACAGGAAGGTTGCAAAATCTACATATACCACCTAAGCCGTATATCTAG
- the LOC120706196 gene encoding protein SUPPRESSOR OF NPR1-1 CONSTITUTIVE 4-like: protein MAISAASHRSTATSLRALSVLLSVFAVLVADVEGRHHVVCPSFSCGGFSNVSYPFRRQGDPHRCGVQSYELVCTETSATIRIGSGTYNVLSIDYAGSSFWVVDANLGVQNSCPLPRWDYGDIPRWDYGLYYFYYDDPYYYGKSHRIELYPYRSGPLAIFMNCSQEIKYNGSWPVKCLSTADSFIYVSLSPHYSVEAFAPSCGFLAMTPLGGPETMPENESYPDVSEGSYPDVVKLMRKGFALRFPFTAGENIRECLARSKRELRYRFRNDSTKDRTSDILIIDLDFWHCVTGHFMSANRVISFLLDIISIPLLVAMWVLKFIHVLIRYILVPLSLFTFLAHKYWKTRITLDTVEKFLRMQQLLVTTRYAYTDIIAITGHFREKLGQGGYGSVYKGVLLPGGVPIAVKLLSSSSCNGEEFISEVATIGKIHHVNVVRLVGFCSEETVRALIYEFMPRGSLDKYIFSSEKSFSWDKLNEIALGIARGINYLHQGCDMQIVHFDIKPHNILLDSNFVPKVADFGLAKLFPKDNSFVPLSAMRGTIGYIAPEMVSRSFGAISSKSDVYSFGMLLLEMAGGRRNADPHAGSSSQAYYPSLVYGQLTGEQVGEISEDVNMHELEKKLCVVGLWCIQMKPCDRPTMSEVIEMLEGDVGALQMPPRPFFCDEEMLPEVAPYSLSSELNVIEEDDE, encoded by the exons ATGGCGATCTCTGCGGCATCTCATCGCTCTACTGCTACTTCCCTGCGAGCCTTATCTGTATTATTATCTGTGTTTGCAGTTCTTGTTGCAGATGTAGAGGGACGGCATCATGTTGtttgtccttctttctcctgCGGTGGTTTTAGCAACGTATCATATCCCTTCCGTCGGCAAGGTGATCCACATAGGTGTGGTGTTCAATCGTACGAGCTGGTTTGCACGGAGACCAGCGCTACGATCCGCATCGGCAGTGGAACATACAACGTGCTTAGCATCGACTACGCAGGTTCTTCCTTCTGGGTTGTTGATGCCAACTTGGGCGTGCAAAATAGTTGCCCCCTTCCGCGGTGGGATTACGGAGACATACCGCGGTGGGATTACGgactttattatttttattatgaTGATCCTTACTACTATGGCAAGTCACATCGCATTGAGCTGTACCCATACCGGAGTGGTCCATTGGCTATCTTTATGAATTGTTCGCAGGAAATAAAGTACAATGGTTCGTGGCCGGTCAAATGCCTGAGCACAGCAGATTCTTTCATCTACGTGTCATTAAGTCCTCACTACTCTGTCGAAGCTTTTGCGCCCTCATGCGGTTTCCTGGCTATGACTCCTTTGGGTGGTCCAGAGACGATGCCTGAGAATGAAAGCTATCCAGAtgtttctgagggaagctatccAGATGTTGTTAAGCTCATGCGGAAAGGATTTGCTCTTCGATTTCCTTTTACGGCTGGTGAGAACATCAGAGAGTGCCTCGCACGGTCCAAGCG TGAACTCCGTTATCGGTTCCGTAACGATAGCACCAAGGATCGGACTTCGGACATTCTTATAATTGACCTAGATTTCTGGCACTGTGTTACTGGGCACTTTATGTCAGCTAATCGTGTGATATCTTTTCTCCTCGACATCATCAGCATACCATTACTGGTTGCTATGTGGGTTCTCAAGTTTATTCATG TTCTTATCAGGTACATATTGGTGCCGCTGTCATTGTTTACCTTCCTTGCCCACAAATACTGGAAAACAAGAATAACACTCGATACAGTAGAGAAGTTTCTACGAATGCAGCAATTGCTTGTAACAACGAGATACGCCTACACTGACATCATTGCGATCACAGGCCATTTCAGAGAGAAACTCGGCCAAGGAGGCTATGGCTCTGTATACAAGGGTGTGCTGCTGCCAGGCGGTGTTCCCATTGCAGTCAAGCTGTTGAGCAGCTCCAGCTGCAACGGAGAAGAGTTCATCAGCGAGGTCGCCACCATTGGCAAGATCCACCATGTCAATGTGGTGCGCCTCGTCGGGTTCTGCTCCGAGGAAACAGTCAGGGCACTCATCTACGAGTTCATGCCCCGGGGATCTCTCGACAAGTACATCTTCTCGTCGGAGAAGAGCTTCTCGTGGGACAAGCTCAACGAGATTGCCCTGGGCATTGCTAGAGGCATCAACTACCTGCATCAGGGGTGTGACATGCAGATTGTACACTTCGACATCAAGCCACACAACATCCTTCTCGATAGCAACTTCGTCCCAAAAGTTGCTGATTTTGGGCTCGCCAAGCTGTTCCCAAAGGATAACAGCTTCGTGCCGCTGAGCGCTATGAGGGGAACGATCGGCTACATAGCTCCGGAGATGGTGTCACGGAGCTTCGGCGCCATATCCAGCAAGTCCGATGTGTACAGCTTCGGGATGCTACTGCTGGAGATGGCCGGAGGGCGCAGGAACGCTGACCCGCATGCCGGGAGCTCCAGCCAGGCGTACTACCCATCGCTGGTGTATGGCCAGCTGACTGGGGAGCAGGTTGGGGAGATCAGTGAAGATGTCAACATGCACGAGCTGGAGAAGAAGCTGTGCGTCGTTGGGCTCTGGTGCATCCAGATGAAGCCTTGTGATCGGCCGACCATGAGCGAGGTCATAGAGATGCTCGAAGGGGATGTGGGCGCTCTGCAAATGCCCCCGAGGCCGTTCTTCTGTGACGAGGAGATGCTTCCTGAAGTGGCTCCGTACTCTCTGTCCTCCGAACTGAACGTGATTGAGGAGGATGATGAGTGA
- the LOC120709677 gene encoding uncharacterized protein LOC120709677 yields MSTDSSTSSASCPSSGIGTTPGSSDSVLPIFINPYASVNVKTHVPIELDLRLPNYNNWNAFFTAMCGKFGLLGHINGTITSRPTDPTWNQPDACVRSWMYGSVSDGVLDLAMAPDQTARALYTAIHDMFQANQEPRTVILNQEFASLSQGDLPIEAYARS; encoded by the coding sequence ATGTCAACGGATTCGTCCACCTCGTCGGCGTCCTGCCCTAGCTCCGGCATCGGCACGACGCCCGGCTCCTCCGACTCCGTCCTCCCGATCTTCATCAACCCGTACGCCTCCGTCAACGTCAAGACCCACGTCCCCATCGAGCTCGACCTCCGTCTGCCAAACTACAACAATTGGAACGCCTTCTTCACCGCCATGTGCGGCAAGTTCGGCCTTCTAGGACACATCAACGGCACCATCACGTCCCGTCCGACTGATCCCACCTGGAATCAGCCGGACGCTTGTGTGCGCAGCTGGATGTACGGCTCCGTCTCCGATGGGGTTCTTGACCTCGCCATGGCGCCAGATCAGACCGCCCGTGCTCTTTACACGGCCATCCATGATATGTTCCAGGCGAACCAGGAGCCGCGCACCGTCATCCTGAACCAGGAGTTCGCCTCCTTGTCTCAGGGCGACCTTCCCATCGAGGCTTACGCTCGCAGCTGA
- the LOC120706204 gene encoding G-type lectin S-receptor-like serine/threonine-protein kinase SD2-5, whose product MLACTSFGQPPATLAEFTIGGGTDFFDISLVDGFNVPMDFMPTSANRQRGQACSRGPCCAANITSQCPEELTVPGGCNSACRVLKQDKYCCTGNVSSTCEPTTYSVFFVRGCPDAYSYSRDDSSSTIFTCPSGTNYQVVFCPPVDISASPPAKNPPAPDVTGSTRTNHSSFTKSRVFSVVLGSIGGLVVLFGFVIFFAYKLRRQRHQEMHEGDEEFGELPGMPTRFTFQQLQEATDQFRHKLGEGGFGSVFEGQYGEERIAVKRLDRAGQGKREFLAEVQTIGSIHHIHLVRLIGFCAEKSHRLLVYEYMPKGSLDRWIYYSHDNDAPFLDWQTRCKVISHIAKGLCYLHEECMKRIAHLDVKPQNILLDENFNAKISDFGLSKLIDRDKSQVITRMRGTPGYLAPEWLTSQITEKADVYSFGVVVMEIISGRKNLDTSRSEESIHLITLLEEKVKSYELADLIDKYSNDMQVHKQEVLEMMRLAMWCLQIDSKRRPQMSEVIKVLEGHMKAESKIDHNFVATSQTMFGIAENTGSSDPPQASHLSAPR is encoded by the coding sequence ATGCTGGCCTGCACAAGCTTCGGTCAGCCACCCGCCACGCTTGCCGAGTTCACCATCGGAGGAGGAACGGATTTCTTTGACATCTCCCTTGTCGATGGCTTCAACGTGCCCATGGACTTCATGCCGACATCGGCAAACAGACAGAGAGGGCAAGCATGCAGCAGGGGGCCTTGCTGTGCAGCAAACATCACATCGCAGTGCCCAGAGGAGCTGACGGTGCCTGGGGGCTGCAACAGCGCGTGTAGAGTGCTCAAGCAAGACAAGTACTGCTGCACCGGGAATGTCAGCAGCACCTGCGAGCCCACCACCTACTCAGTGTTCTTTGTGCGGGGGTGCCCCGACGCCTACAGTTACTCCAGGGATGATAGCTCGAGCACTATCTTCACTTGCCCATCGGGCACCAACTATCAGGTCGTTTTCTGTCCCCCAGTTGACATTTCAGCTTCGCCTCCAGCTAAAAATCCTCCTGCACCTGATGTTACTGGATCAACACGCACAAACCACTCGTCCTTTACAAAAAGCAGAGTTTTTAGTGTGGTTCTAGGTTCCATAGGTGGTTTGGTAGTACTTTTTGGATTTGTCATATTCTTTGCATATAAACTAAGAAGGCAGCGGCACCAGGAGATGCATGAAGGGGATGAAGAGTTTGGAGAGCTACCAGGAATGCCAACGAGGTTCACATTTCAGCAGCTACAAGAAGCAACTGACCAATTCAGACACAAGCTTGGGGAGGGAGGATTTGGGTCTGTTTTTGAGGGGCAATATGGTGAAGAAAGAATTGCGGTTAAACGTTTGGATCGAGCTGGTCAGGGTAAGAGAGAATTTTTAGCAGAGGTTCAGACAATCGGCAGCATCCATCACATTCACCTAGTGAGGCTGATTGGTTTCTGTGCAGAGAAATCACATAGGCTTTTGGTATATGAGTATATGCCCAAAGGGTCCTTGGATAGGTGGATCTATTACTCACATGACAATGATGCTCCCTTTCTGGACTGGCAAACTAGATGCAAGGTTATTTCTCACATTGCTAAGGGTCTATGTTATCTACATGAGGAGTGCATGAAGAGGATTGCTCACTTGGACGTCAAACCACAAAACATCCTCTTAGATGAAAACTTCAATGCTAAAATTTCTGATTTCGGATTAAGTAAGCTCATTGATCGGGATAAGAGCCAAGTGATTACAAGAATGAGAGGCACACCTGGATATTTAGCTCCTGAGTGGTTGACATCCCAAATCACAGAAAAAGCCGATGTATATAGCTTTGGCGTTGTGGTCATGGAAATCATCAGCGGTAGAAAGAATCTTGACACTTCACGGTCTGAAGAAAGCATCCATCTTATTACCTTACTGGAAGAAAAGGTGAAGAGTTATGAGTTAGCAGATTTGATTGACAAGTACAGTAATGACATGCAagtacacaagcaagaagtatTGGAGATGATGAGGCTTGCAATGTGGTGTTTACAAATTGATTCTAAAAGAAGGCCTCAAATGTCTGAGGTGATCAAAGTCTTGGAAGGTCACATGAAGGCAGAAAGCAAAATTGATCATAACTTCGTCGCAACAAGTCAAACAATGTTTGGTATTGCTGAAAATACAGGTTCCTCAGATCCACCTCAAGCCTCACATTTATCAGCCCCCAGGTGA
- the LOC120706197 gene encoding rust resistance kinase Lr10-like isoform X2 gives MDLHKFLLTALLLSLLNYASYAAKSWEEDDFLKTCPSHRCSKHHGPEIRFPFRLSTHPRSCGAPGMQLSCSGHDTILDHPVLGSCKVTAIYYRHLVMNVIPLVSSSSRCPLQKLISTNQSTDVYRPVQQDFHDSVLVGCSIDSVATNQEGIVGPSSCLSLSNNASQFWYLVVPETDMSTLPLGCEVVAKFIPIPYTYDKNGPKFQTFFGKPLFKDRAKGAINLGETPLNWRLTSITSICQRCEREGRHCGFSSNHGQVFCQHHGSNVKLIAATTSVATFVVLVTTALYLLLKKRYNEAIHLKVEMFLKTYGTSKPTRYTFSEVKKIARRFKEKVGQGGFGSVYKGQLPNGVPVAVKMLENSTGDGEDFINEVATIGQIHHANIVHLLGFCSEGTRRALIYEFMPNESLERYIFLHDSSISQGLLVPHKMLEIAKGIARGMEYLHQGCNQRILHFDIKPHNILLDYSFNPKISDFGLAKLCARDQSIVTLTAARGTMGYIAPEIYSRNFGGISYKSDVYSFGMLVLEMVSGRRNSDPGIENQNEVYLPQWIYERVIAGQDLILNRETTEEEKEKVKQMAIVALWCIQWNPQNRPSMTKVVNMLTGRLQNLHIPPKPYI, from the exons ATggatttgcataaatttcttcTCACAGCTCTGCTGCTTTCACTTCTGAACTATGCATCCTATGCTGCCAAATCATGGGAAGAAGACGACTTCCTCAAAACTTGTCCATCACATAGATGCAGCAAACATCATGGGCCAGAGATCCGGTTCCCGTTTCGGCTTTCAACCCACCCTCGATCATGCGGCGCACCTGGGATGCAGTTGTCATGCTCTGGCCATGACACAATCCTAGATCATCCAGTTCTCGGCTCCTGCAAAGTGACTGCAATATATTACAGGCATCTTGTCATGAACGTCATCCCACTCGTGTCCTCATCATCACGCTGCCCACTTCAGAAGCTCATCTCAACAAATCAATCAACTGATGTGTATAGACCCGTTCAGCAGGATTTTCATGATTCAGTACTAGTAGGTTGCTCAATTGATTCTGTAGCAACAAATCAAGAAGGCATTGTTGGCCCAAGCTCTTGCCTAAGCCTTAGTAACAATGCAAGCCAGTTCTGGTATTTGGTGGTACCTGAAACAGATATGTCTACTCTTCCCTTAGGGTGCGAGGTGGTCGCAAAATTCATCCCAATCCCCTACACTTACGATAAAAATGGTCCAAAGTTTCAGACATTCTTTGGCAAGCCACTCTTCAAAGATAGGGCAAAAGGAGCAATCAACTTAGGCGAAACACCATTGAATTGGAGGCTCACCAGCATTACCAGCATTTGTCAAAGGTGTGAACGGGAAGGGCGACACTGTGGATTCAGTTCAAACCATGGACAAGTATTCTGCCAGCATCACG GTTCGAATGTCAAACTCATTGCAG cTACAACATCAGTAGCCACCTTCGTTGTTCTGGTGACCACTGCACTCTATCTTTTACTGAAGAAAAGATATAACGAAGCAATACATTTGAAAGTTGAGATGTTTCTCAAGACATATGGCACCTCCAAACCCACAAGGTACACTTTCTCTGAAGTTAAGAAGATAGCAAGACGGTTCAAGGAAAAAGTAGGCCAGGGTGGATTTGGAAGTGTTTACAAAGGACAGCTACCAAATGGTGTACCAGTGGCAGTCAAGATGTTAGAGAACTCTACAGGCGACGGAGAAGATTTCATCAACGAAGTAGCAACCATTGGACAAATCCACCATGCAAATATTGTCCACCTCCTGGGATTTTGCTCTGAAGGAACACGACGCGCGCTTATTTACGAATTTATGCCTAACGAGTCATTGGAGAGATATATATTCTTGCATGATTCCAGTATTTCCCAAGGGCTTCTAGTACCTCACAAAATGCTAGAGATTGCTAAAGGCATTGCTAGAGGAATGGAGTACCTACATCAAGGATGCAACCAGCGCATCCTCCATTTTGACATCAAACCTCACAACATCTTGCTAGACTACAGCTTCAATCCAAAAATTTCGGATTTTGGCCTTGCTAAGTTGTGTGCAAGGGACCAAAGCATTGTTACCTTGACTGCAGCAAGAGGCACAATGGGCTATATTGCCCCAGAGATATATTCTCGGAATTTTGGTGGGATATCATACAAGTCAGATGTTTACAGTTTCGGCATGCTGGTGTTAGAGATGGTGAGTGGACGAAGGAACTCAGACCCTGGTATTGAGAACCAAAACGAGGTTTACCTCCCACAGTGGATCTATGAGAGAGTAATTGCTGGGCAAGACCTGATACTTAATAGGGAAACTACagaagaggagaaagaaaaagtgaAGCAGATGGCCATTGTAGCACTCTGGTGCATTCAGTGGAACCCCCAAAACCGTCCATCAATGACAAAGGTGGTAAATATGCTGACAGGAAGGTTGCAAAATCTACATATACCACCTAAGCCGTATATCTAG